A window of the Butyricimonas faecalis genome harbors these coding sequences:
- a CDS encoding MATE family efflux transporter → MGTHNKSSQSAVRMDMLHGSLLNKILLFSLPLAASSILQQLFNSVDVAVVGKFASDQALAAVGSNASVISLMINLFVGISVGANVVIANYIGQKDERGIKSAVHTTSVIALVSGCLLLVVGLLIARPILEAMDTPDDVIDLAVLYLRIYFLGMPFFMIYNFGASILRSMGDTKRPLYCLVAAGMINTVLNLLLVIVFKMSVAGVAIGTVIANMFSAGVVIYILRHEKGPFKLDIKHLQIARPELRKVLQIGIPAGIQGMVFSIANIFIQAAVNRFGSAAIAGSAAALTYEYYCYFVVSAFSQAAVTFISQNYGAGQIERCKKIFRLTMLLSVVCCGLLNVLFVWQKHFAISFFTSSPEVFHYAALRMNIVLLTQCIASSYEIAGAALRGLGYSMLPAILTVFGTCVLRLLWIYLVCPLLPSFDALMVIYPISWIVTGAAVLVAYYVIQKKLFRPKEIPTFA, encoded by the coding sequence ATGGGAACTCATAATAAATCATCACAAAGTGCGGTCCGGATGGATATGCTGCACGGTAGTTTGCTGAACAAGATTCTGTTGTTTTCCCTACCGTTAGCGGCAAGCAGTATTCTGCAACAATTATTCAACTCGGTAGATGTCGCTGTTGTTGGGAAATTCGCCAGTGATCAAGCTCTAGCCGCCGTGGGAAGTAATGCTTCGGTCATCAGCTTGATGATCAACTTGTTTGTTGGGATTTCTGTCGGGGCAAATGTCGTGATTGCCAACTATATCGGGCAGAAGGATGAACGAGGAATCAAGAGTGCCGTACACACGACTTCCGTTATCGCCCTGGTAAGCGGGTGCCTGCTACTCGTGGTGGGTTTACTCATCGCCCGACCAATTCTGGAAGCCATGGACACCCCGGATGATGTCATCGATCTGGCAGTTCTGTATCTCCGCATTTACTTTCTCGGGATGCCTTTTTTCATGATATACAATTTCGGGGCAAGTATTCTTCGTAGTATGGGTGACACGAAACGTCCTCTTTATTGCCTCGTCGCGGCTGGGATGATCAACACGGTGCTAAATCTGTTACTGGTGATTGTCTTCAAAATGAGTGTCGCGGGGGTTGCCATCGGTACCGTCATTGCCAACATGTTTAGCGCGGGGGTGGTCATATACATTCTTCGGCACGAGAAGGGGCCTTTCAAGTTAGATATCAAGCATCTCCAAATTGCCCGTCCCGAATTGCGGAAAGTTCTTCAGATCGGAATTCCCGCGGGAATACAGGGGATGGTGTTCTCGATTGCCAATATTTTCATACAAGCTGCTGTCAACCGATTCGGTTCCGCTGCCATTGCCGGTTCTGCCGCGGCCCTCACGTACGAGTATTATTGCTATTTCGTGGTCAGCGCTTTCAGCCAGGCCGCGGTAACTTTTATCAGCCAGAATTACGGGGCCGGACAGATAGAGCGCTGTAAAAAAATTTTCCGCCTGACGATGTTATTAAGCGTTGTCTGTTGCGGGCTACTGAACGTGCTATTTGTCTGGCAGAAACATTTCGCGATCAGTTTCTTCACGTCCAGCCCGGAAGTATTCCATTACGCTGCGCTCCGCATGAATATTGTCTTACTGACACAATGTATCGCGAGCTCTTATGAAATTGCCGGGGCAGCACTCCGAGGACTTGGCTATTCCATGCTACCGGCTATTCTCACCGTATTCGGAACCTGCGTTTTACGATTATTGTGGATATATCTTGTCTGTCCGTTATTGCCCAGTTTCGATGCATTGATGGTGATTTATCCTATTTCGTGGATCGTGACCGGTGCTGCCGTCCTGGTGGCCTATTACGTGATACAGAAAAAGTTATTCCGGCCCAAAGAAATACCGACTTTTGCCTAA
- a CDS encoding TlpA disulfide reductase family protein, with protein sequence MLRNNLIVLLLAAAGLFSSCEEGNHYSLTGNLPARYDGCLVKLTPATFYFSKEKTCPVDSIKIQDGKFRFDGTVQKPTVYVVTIDDVDYQIPDMGSMTVVIEPGDITMVYDTLGIIVSGTPVNERYMATIGEAKRETVRQRQLLWQERDSVKRLPGSVENEVDTYYNQKSSTIFKENIIPASENFIREYRGTEIGEFFFFHCCGMDAYSKAFVDKIYPTIRPEIREQYEALIRARQEKQDYFMYSQKATKVGMPYREVVARTPEGEEIRLSDYIGKKQLVLLDFWASWCIPCIQEIPLLKKLQEKYEHQGLQIVGVSVDSDREKWEGALDKHHPAGIQISELKGWESTSRVDYGVQAIPFTVLIDTSGKIHARNPHGPLLEEIIEKYFSRK encoded by the coding sequence ATGTTGAGAAATAATCTAATCGTCCTGTTGCTCGCAGCAGCGGGACTTTTTTCTTCCTGTGAGGAAGGAAATCACTACTCGCTTACCGGGAATTTGCCTGCTCGTTATGATGGATGTCTGGTGAAGCTCACGCCTGCCACATTCTATTTTTCTAAAGAGAAAACCTGTCCCGTGGATAGCATCAAAATACAGGATGGCAAATTTCGGTTTGATGGAACGGTACAAAAACCGACAGTCTACGTGGTGACAATTGATGACGTTGACTATCAGATCCCGGATATGGGTTCTATGACCGTGGTGATTGAACCCGGAGATATTACAATGGTTTATGACACACTGGGAATCATCGTCTCCGGGACCCCTGTAAACGAACGTTACATGGCAACCATAGGAGAGGCAAAACGAGAAACAGTGCGTCAACGTCAGCTTTTATGGCAGGAACGGGATAGCGTGAAACGTTTACCGGGGAGCGTGGAAAATGAAGTGGATACTTACTATAACCAGAAAAGTAGTACGATTTTCAAAGAAAATATCATTCCGGCATCAGAAAACTTTATTCGGGAATACAGGGGTACCGAAATTGGGGAGTTCTTCTTCTTTCATTGTTGCGGGATGGATGCGTATAGTAAGGCATTTGTAGACAAAATTTACCCGACGATTCGTCCTGAAATACGGGAGCAATACGAGGCGTTAATCCGGGCTCGTCAAGAGAAACAGGATTATTTCATGTATTCGCAGAAAGCCACGAAAGTGGGAATGCCCTATCGGGAGGTTGTAGCCCGAACGCCAGAGGGGGAAGAGATTCGCTTATCGGATTATATTGGTAAGAAACAACTCGTCTTACTGGACTTCTGGGCATCTTGGTGTATTCCTTGCATTCAAGAGATTCCTTTGTTAAAGAAATTGCAGGAAAAATATGAACATCAAGGATTACAAATCGTGGGGGTATCCGTTGATTCTGACCGGGAAAAATGGGAAGGGGCTTTGGACAAGCATCACCCGGCAGGTATCCAGATTTCCGAACTGAAAGGTTGGGAAAGTACTTCCCGTGTTGATTACGGGGTACAAGCAATACCATTTACGGTTTTAATCGATACTTCCGGTAAAATTCATGCTCGTAATCCGCATGGTCCTCTTTTGGAAGAGATCATCGAGAAATATTTTTCCCGAAAATAG
- a CDS encoding TlpA family protein disulfide reductase, translated as MKKKLVYVLFACLAMVNMALGQQKESRLTLNPEVPVAGQSLELTYNPKGGPLEGKSDLVGIIYMYNFYHWEMGDVQLKQEGELWKGTFEMPENCAFIAFKFQSTFTLQPDSTDNNNDNGFMFIPQNSAGDYLPGRYLAWGVFRMPSLGSETGNYFSGNYKEISDEAAMMWTDQEAKHYPQYGRRFFGTMKSVLKKMYGDNSRPGIAHLLKVMENQPDLTENEYEEISNTYRFDLKNKAKADSVDQVILKLFPYGGVARFNRSFELDRLSGEEYFAAADRFRKDFPIEAWRKNPNPRGFVYNNFYRELATRYYKSGNYKKLEEILPEMDMVMINDVFRKSVEFAIRKTPTPPETYVEIARKFIDQMIAKVGDGSYSQTITASPRQAEELARLWLNYYIGVYAQVAEKCGRYQEVVDVMNLIDEDQRYASYPAGNEAYIASLEKLGRNDEAFDAMKGIASAGQMTPVIYDKLREQYAALKDKPATFEAWIASLKPKHVIEKIKKQLRAEMIDVPFEPFVLESHSGGKVKSARFKKDEIVVIDFWALWCAPCIAALDGMQMAVDLYANDPTVKFYFVITQDEPRKEKIDALWEKNNFRNMQVLYDANPKGKNTRNVVYKSMFPGTSGIPQKAILKNGRIRYRAEGYGGSPSGLMDEISYVIEILKEEGNHVEK; from the coding sequence ATGAAAAAGAAACTTGTTTATGTCCTTTTTGCTTGCCTGGCCATGGTTAACATGGCTTTGGGCCAGCAAAAGGAGTCTCGTTTGACTTTAAATCCGGAAGTACCCGTGGCCGGTCAGAGTTTGGAATTGACGTATAATCCGAAAGGAGGACCATTAGAAGGTAAGTCCGATTTGGTCGGGATCATTTATATGTATAATTTTTATCACTGGGAGATGGGTGATGTGCAATTAAAACAGGAAGGAGAGCTTTGGAAAGGAACTTTCGAGATGCCGGAAAATTGTGCTTTTATCGCTTTTAAATTCCAGTCCACGTTTACCTTGCAACCGGATTCAACGGATAATAATAACGATAACGGGTTTATGTTTATCCCCCAAAATAGTGCGGGAGATTATTTACCGGGTAGATACCTTGCTTGGGGCGTGTTCCGGATGCCTTCGCTGGGATCGGAAACCGGGAATTATTTCTCTGGGAACTACAAGGAGATTTCTGATGAGGCTGCAATGATGTGGACAGATCAAGAGGCAAAACATTATCCTCAATATGGTCGACGCTTCTTCGGAACAATGAAATCTGTTTTGAAAAAAATGTATGGTGATAACAGCCGTCCCGGAATAGCACACTTGTTGAAAGTCATGGAAAACCAACCGGATTTGACCGAGAATGAATACGAGGAAATCAGTAATACTTACCGGTTTGACTTGAAAAATAAAGCAAAGGCGGATAGCGTGGATCAAGTGATACTTAAGTTGTTCCCTTATGGTGGAGTGGCCCGTTTTAACCGTTCATTTGAGTTGGATCGCCTATCTGGGGAGGAATACTTTGCGGCTGCCGACCGATTTAGAAAAGATTTCCCGATCGAGGCATGGAGAAAGAATCCGAATCCCCGGGGATTCGTGTATAACAATTTTTACAGAGAATTGGCCACGAGGTATTATAAATCGGGAAATTACAAGAAATTGGAAGAAATATTACCCGAGATGGATATGGTAATGATTAATGATGTCTTCCGAAAGAGTGTCGAGTTTGCTATTCGGAAAACACCCACGCCACCGGAAACTTATGTCGAGATTGCCAGAAAATTCATCGACCAGATGATTGCTAAGGTGGGGGATGGATCCTATAGTCAAACGATTACCGCTTCTCCCCGTCAAGCGGAAGAACTCGCTCGCTTGTGGTTGAATTATTATATTGGCGTGTATGCCCAGGTGGCCGAGAAATGTGGTCGTTATCAGGAAGTTGTGGATGTAATGAATTTGATAGACGAAGATCAACGGTATGCCTCTTATCCGGCAGGAAACGAAGCATATATCGCGAGTCTGGAAAAGTTGGGTCGTAATGATGAAGCCTTCGATGCCATGAAAGGCATTGCTAGTGCAGGACAGATGACCCCCGTGATTTATGATAAATTGCGAGAACAGTATGCCGCATTAAAAGATAAACCGGCCACTTTTGAAGCATGGATTGCTTCCCTAAAACCTAAACATGTAATTGAAAAAATAAAAAAGCAACTCCGGGCTGAAATGATCGATGTGCCCTTTGAACCTTTTGTTCTGGAATCACATTCGGGAGGTAAAGTAAAATCTGCTCGTTTCAAAAAAGATGAAATTGTGGTCATTGACTTCTGGGCCTTGTGGTGTGCACCTTGTATTGCAGCGTTGGATGGGATGCAAATGGCCGTGGATCTTTATGCGAATGATCCGACCGTGAAATTCTATTTCGTGATCACGCAGGATGAACCGAGAAAAGAAAAAATTGATGCATTATGGGAAAAGAATAATTTCCGGAATATGCAGGTGCTGTATGATGCGAATCCCAAAGGAAAAAATACCCGGAATGTCGTGTATAAATCCATGTTCCCGGGGACATCGGGTATTCCTCAAAAAGCCATCCTCAAAAATGGGCGTATCCGTTATCGTGCGGAAGGATACGGTGGAAGTCCCAGTGGTCTGATGGATGAGATTTCTTATGTTATCGAAATTCTTAAAGAGGAGGGAAATCATGTTGAGAAATAA
- a CDS encoding RagB/SusD family nutrient uptake outer membrane protein — translation MMKNKIFILGAILGSFMLGSCSDFLKEESQSEVIPKTASDFSELLLGTGYPDESTPSFSFLSLMDDDCAHFLTYTSQWDPEGTVETANAITQFPIYSWQPTLADYDGYDSEINTTASSTTYAQFYSKILGCNAVLDYIDEAIGTQEDRDRVKAEALAVRALLYFQLVNIYGEPYNHNKDALGVPVRLISDLTEKNIERSTVGYIYEEVILKDLLEAARLLDPLPIMRKNFRINQPAIHILLSRVYLYMENYKECIAEVEKAEKQGIELLNMVNNLDAILTDNGYATISYNNPEIEWIFGPTAVASHWEYLPGTAPAFRVLWDQENDQRFLAYALKTADEANTVYLKKPTGSSELGQSIRSAEAFLNRMEAYALSGEEGLALAELNAFRKTRIIGYTDVTLSGQSLLDEIRLERRKELCFEGHRWFDLRRQGMPEIKHAYKAEKGGAVYEYVLQQGDPMYTIPFPNSVVLQNRALIQNPSREMSARQGEIQ, via the coding sequence ATGATGAAAAACAAGATATTTATTTTAGGAGCTATCCTGGGATCGTTTATGCTGGGTTCTTGTAGTGATTTTTTGAAAGAAGAATCCCAAAGTGAAGTAATCCCGAAAACAGCATCTGACTTTTCGGAATTATTGTTGGGTACGGGGTATCCTGATGAGTCGACCCCGAGCTTTTCTTTCTTATCTTTGATGGATGATGATTGTGCTCATTTTTTGACTTATACAAGTCAGTGGGATCCGGAAGGGACCGTGGAAACGGCAAATGCTATCACCCAGTTCCCGATCTATTCATGGCAGCCGACTCTTGCCGATTATGATGGCTACGATAGTGAAATCAATACAACGGCAAGTTCTACCACGTACGCTCAATTCTATTCAAAGATATTGGGATGTAACGCCGTGCTGGATTATATTGATGAGGCCATAGGAACACAGGAAGATCGGGATCGGGTGAAGGCTGAAGCTCTTGCTGTGAGGGCGTTATTGTATTTCCAGCTGGTTAATATTTATGGGGAACCCTATAACCATAATAAGGACGCTTTAGGAGTTCCGGTTCGTCTGATTTCCGATTTGACGGAAAAGAACATAGAACGTTCCACGGTGGGATATATTTATGAAGAAGTGATTCTGAAAGATTTGTTGGAAGCCGCCCGTTTACTGGATCCCCTTCCGATTATGCGTAAGAATTTCCGGATCAATCAACCGGCTATTCATATCCTGCTTTCCCGGGTTTATCTGTACATGGAGAATTATAAAGAGTGTATTGCCGAGGTTGAGAAAGCAGAAAAACAAGGAATTGAATTGTTGAATATGGTAAATAACCTGGATGCTATCTTGACGGATAACGGTTATGCCACGATTTCTTACAATAACCCGGAGATCGAATGGATTTTCGGACCGACTGCGGTTGCAAGTCACTGGGAATATCTACCGGGAACAGCGCCTGCTTTCCGGGTTTTATGGGATCAGGAGAATGACCAACGTTTTTTGGCTTATGCACTCAAAACTGCGGATGAGGCAAATACTGTATACCTGAAAAAGCCAACGGGGAGTTCGGAATTAGGACAATCTATCCGTTCGGCAGAAGCCTTTTTGAACCGGATGGAAGCTTATGCCCTTTCCGGAGAGGAGGGCTTGGCGTTGGCCGAATTGAATGCATTCCGGAAGACCCGCATCATCGGTTACACGGATGTAACCCTGAGTGGTCAGTCCCTTTTAGATGAAATCCGGTTGGAACGTCGAAAAGAACTTTGTTTTGAAGGCCATCGCTGGTTCGATTTACGTCGTCAGGGAATGCCGGAAATCAAACACGCGTATAAGGCTGAAAAAGGAGGAGCGGTATATGAATATGTGCTGCAACAAGGCGATCCCATGTATACTATACCGTTTCCTAATAGTGTCGTATTACAAAACAGGGCTCTTATCCAGAATCCGTCACGGGAGATGAGTGCGAGACAAGGTGAGATTCAATAA
- a CDS encoding SusC/RagA family TonB-linked outer membrane protein — translation MKLCLLFICVFTLTLSASSFAQQERVSFDLKNVSVKVLLDEIQKQTNWCFLFNPEQTKQLGKLSLRVENETVEEVLNRILKDTDLTFKFKNDLIMIVPKGAVEDDKSKKNIRIVGQVTDNKKLPLPGVTVIVKGLTIGTATDGNGRYALTLPKTEKLSLLFSFVGMKTREVAYTGKDTINVVMQEDSEKLEDVIVTGYATIDRGSYVGAVTQIRAEDIQVAGEATIDQMLQGWVPGMSVINKTGKVGGSPKIRIRGTSTLLGNQEPLWVVDGVIQSDPLPIPDDANPLSSEMDGLRETASNAISWLNPADIETITVLKDASATAIYGTKATNGVIVITTKKAKGDGLNISYSGNFNVGMKPAYRMYDMMNSQEHMRFSQQLWEDRDSYNQNILPIGYAGLIQKLQKKEITRQQFEQEYRKMENMNTDWFDILFRNSFSHAHNVSISAQGEKVASRFSVGINSTRGEAKGNSMTTLTANSNTTFRLDKRLIIDLQLNGSYRETEDFAFGVSPYEYAMNTARDIPAYHEDGTLYYHEKVGATSYSIPNKYSYNYNIINERDNSGTETDGTNLQAALNLRLNLLEDLEFQTTASYAVATNKIKSWATENTHYITKIRGYEVGEILPNSAEQNASVLPFGGLLQSEYAQTKNYSFRSSLVYNKMFNEDHRLTLNLGFQVNSVTQEGNASLRYGYLYYRGEKFATVPKEITAANGLHKNSRDLHDEMRAGTTVTTTKNNTVSEYFTAVYGYKERYIMNFNARLDASNRFGQDENKKFNPSLSIGVKWRIGNEPFMAWASSWYDMFDISFSYGWRGNAVEAVSPYLIAKDGGLNKYFQQYTLKMVSLPYPDLGWEKTEDWNLGVDFSFFQGRMSAGLSWYNKISHVLASREVPIENGVANAYVDGTTMKNSGYELAVSVTPVRTKDFTWSLSFNTSKVKNTIRNNQRENTRDDYFNGTAIVSGEKYGTFYGFAFNGLDATNGRPTFKNMDIDITENDLDYLVKIGCLEPDISGGLNTSLRYKRLHLRASFAMSFGAQTFLPDFFATAGAPRPEQNAPRYLFKRWRKPGDEKITNIPSIPAGNPNEMSIQLPVEGYVAMSPYAMYNQSDLRVADTDFIRCRQISLQYDLPDAWVNKIGVRRASVNASLSNPFFIAFDKAWEGRDPETANWPARRTVSCSLTLNF, via the coding sequence ATGAAATTGTGTCTCTTGTTTATTTGTGTTTTCACGTTGACACTCTCTGCTAGCTCGTTTGCGCAACAAGAGCGGGTTAGTTTTGATCTGAAGAACGTGTCTGTGAAAGTTTTGTTGGATGAAATTCAAAAACAGACGAATTGGTGTTTCCTCTTTAACCCCGAACAAACGAAACAATTGGGTAAGTTGTCGTTACGGGTAGAAAATGAAACCGTGGAAGAGGTTTTGAATCGTATTCTAAAAGATACGGATTTAACTTTTAAGTTTAAAAATGATCTTATCATGATCGTGCCTAAGGGTGCGGTGGAAGATGATAAGAGTAAGAAAAATATTCGGATTGTCGGTCAGGTAACGGATAACAAGAAACTTCCCTTACCGGGAGTGACCGTGATCGTTAAAGGTTTAACTATCGGTACGGCAACTGACGGGAACGGACGATACGCCTTGACACTTCCCAAAACGGAAAAGTTATCCTTGCTTTTCTCCTTTGTTGGGATGAAAACTCGTGAAGTGGCATATACCGGAAAGGATACGATTAACGTGGTGATGCAAGAAGATTCGGAAAAGCTAGAAGATGTGATTGTTACCGGCTATGCCACGATCGATCGCGGTAGTTATGTCGGGGCCGTGACACAAATACGAGCCGAGGACATACAGGTGGCCGGAGAGGCTACCATCGATCAGATGTTGCAGGGATGGGTTCCGGGTATGTCTGTTATAAACAAGACCGGAAAAGTGGGTGGTTCTCCTAAAATTCGTATTCGTGGAACTTCAACTTTATTGGGAAATCAGGAGCCGCTTTGGGTTGTAGATGGTGTGATTCAATCCGATCCTCTCCCGATTCCGGATGATGCAAATCCTCTTTCTTCCGAAATGGATGGATTGCGAGAGACGGCCAGTAATGCGATCTCTTGGCTTAATCCGGCTGACATAGAAACGATTACCGTGTTGAAAGATGCCTCTGCCACGGCAATTTACGGGACAAAGGCAACCAACGGAGTTATCGTGATTACGACTAAAAAAGCGAAAGGAGACGGTTTGAACATCTCGTACAGCGGTAATTTTAACGTGGGTATGAAACCTGCTTATCGAATGTATGATATGATGAATTCTCAGGAGCACATGAGATTTTCCCAACAGTTGTGGGAGGATCGGGATAGTTACAATCAAAATATCCTGCCGATCGGATACGCCGGTTTAATCCAGAAATTACAAAAGAAAGAGATTACCCGGCAGCAATTTGAACAAGAGTATCGGAAAATGGAGAACATGAACACCGATTGGTTTGATATTTTGTTCCGGAATAGTTTTAGCCATGCCCACAATGTCAGCATCTCCGCTCAAGGAGAAAAAGTCGCAAGCCGTTTTTCCGTGGGAATCAACAGTACTCGGGGAGAGGCAAAAGGAAATAGTATGACCACTTTGACGGCTAACTCCAATACCACTTTCCGCTTGGACAAGCGGTTGATCATTGACTTGCAATTAAACGGCAGTTATCGGGAAACGGAGGATTTTGCTTTTGGGGTAAGTCCTTACGAGTACGCGATGAATACAGCCCGGGATATTCCGGCTTATCATGAAGACGGAACCCTGTACTATCATGAAAAAGTCGGGGCAACAAGTTATTCCATCCCGAATAAGTACTCATATAATTATAATATTATAAATGAACGGGATAACTCTGGTACGGAAACCGACGGCACGAACTTGCAGGCAGCTTTGAATTTGCGATTGAACTTATTGGAAGATCTGGAATTTCAGACAACGGCATCTTATGCGGTTGCAACGAATAAAATTAAATCGTGGGCAACGGAAAATACGCATTATATAACCAAAATTCGCGGTTACGAGGTGGGAGAGATTCTTCCGAATTCGGCGGAACAGAATGCCAGTGTCCTGCCATTTGGAGGATTATTGCAATCGGAGTATGCCCAGACGAAAAACTATTCTTTTAGAAGTAGTTTAGTGTATAATAAAATGTTTAACGAAGATCATCGCCTTACGTTGAATTTGGGATTTCAAGTCAATTCTGTGACCCAGGAGGGAAATGCGAGCTTGCGGTACGGTTATCTTTACTACCGGGGTGAAAAATTTGCCACGGTTCCCAAGGAAATAACGGCAGCAAACGGGTTGCACAAGAATTCGAGGGATCTTCATGATGAAATGCGGGCAGGGACCACGGTTACAACGACGAAAAATAACACTGTCAGCGAGTATTTTACTGCCGTGTACGGTTATAAAGAACGTTATATTATGAACTTCAATGCCCGCTTGGATGCTTCCAACCGTTTCGGGCAAGATGAGAATAAAAAATTTAATCCCAGTTTATCGATCGGGGTAAAATGGCGGATAGGTAACGAACCGTTTATGGCGTGGGCCTCTTCGTGGTATGATATGTTTGATATTTCGTTTTCTTACGGTTGGCGAGGAAATGCAGTGGAGGCAGTTTCTCCTTATTTGATAGCGAAAGATGGCGGATTGAATAAATATTTCCAGCAGTACACCCTGAAAATGGTATCATTGCCTTATCCTGATCTCGGTTGGGAGAAGACGGAAGATTGGAATCTGGGAGTTGATTTTTCCTTCTTCCAAGGAAGAATGAGTGCCGGGCTTAGTTGGTATAATAAAATCAGTCACGTGTTAGCTTCCCGGGAAGTGCCTATTGAGAATGGGGTTGCCAACGCTTATGTTGATGGAACGACGATGAAAAACAGCGGTTATGAATTGGCTGTCAGTGTTACTCCGGTTAGAACGAAAGACTTCACTTGGTCTCTTTCCTTCAACACAAGTAAGGTAAAAAATACAATTCGGAATAATCAACGGGAAAATACCCGGGATGACTATTTTAACGGAACCGCAATTGTCAGTGGTGAAAAGTACGGAACTTTTTATGGGTTTGCATTTAACGGATTGGATGCGACGAACGGAAGACCGACATTCAAGAATATGGATATAGATATTACGGAGAATGATTTGGATTATCTGGTAAAAATCGGTTGTTTGGAGCCGGATATCTCCGGAGGTCTTAATACCTCGTTAAGGTACAAGCGATTGCATTTGCGAGCCAGTTTTGCCATGTCGTTCGGGGCACAGACCTTTCTTCCGGATTTCTTTGCCACGGCAGGAGCGCCTAGACCGGAACAAAATGCACCCCGCTACTTGTTTAAACGTTGGCGTAAACCGGGAGACGAAAAGATCACGAATATTCCTTCTATCCCTGCCGGGAATCCGAATGAAATGAGCATTCAGTTGCCCGTTGAAGGGTATGTTGCCATGAGTCCTTATGCGATGTATAACCAATCTGATTTGAGGGTGGCAGACACTGATTTTATCCGGTGCAGGCAGATTTCTTTGCAATACGATTTACCTGATGCTTGGGTAAATAAGATTGGGGTCAGACGGGCATCCGTGAACGCCAGTCTATCCAATCCTTTCTTTATTGCTTTTGACAAAGCATGGGAAGGGCGTGACCCTGAAACGGCGAATTGGCCGGCACGTCGAACAGTTTCGTGCTCGTTGACTCTTAATTTTTAG
- a CDS encoding FecR family protein → MSTSGNLEYDSLVVPVQEAALAMNTLKIPRGGEFRLKLSDGTNVYLNSASELKYPVCFDEKERKVYLSGEAYFEVTKDSDRPFYVETEELQIRVYGTEFNVNTNQPGKVHTVLVNGKVGVKKRGMTGEIVMKPGELASFDRKAGTFEVKEVDVRQYVLWKDGYFTFENESLEQILNTLSFWYDVDVFFQSESAKQLVFTGYMKRYSDISEILDAITDVVGVNFTINGKTIIVSK, encoded by the coding sequence GTGTCTACATCAGGAAATTTGGAATATGATTCTTTAGTAGTCCCGGTGCAAGAAGCGGCGTTAGCCATGAATACGTTAAAGATTCCTCGCGGGGGAGAATTCCGGTTAAAATTATCGGATGGAACAAATGTTTACCTGAACTCTGCTTCGGAATTGAAATATCCGGTGTGCTTTGATGAAAAAGAACGAAAGGTTTATTTGTCGGGAGAGGCCTATTTCGAGGTAACTAAGGATTCGGATCGGCCATTTTACGTGGAAACGGAAGAGCTGCAGATTCGTGTGTACGGGACGGAGTTTAACGTGAACACGAATCAACCGGGAAAAGTTCACACCGTGTTGGTTAACGGCAAGGTTGGGGTCAAAAAAAGAGGAATGACCGGGGAGATCGTGATGAAGCCGGGTGAATTGGCAAGCTTTGATCGAAAAGCGGGGACATTCGAGGTGAAAGAAGTAGATGTGCGGCAGTACGTGCTTTGGAAAGACGGGTATTTCACCTTTGAGAACGAAAGTTTGGAACAGATTCTAAACACGCTTTCATTTTGGTATGATGTTGACGTGTTTTTCCAGTCGGAATCTGCGAAACAACTGGTATTTACCGGGTATATGAAACGATATAGTGATATATCTGAAATCTTGGATGCGATTACAGACGTTGTAGGAGTAAACTTTACAATAAATGGGAAAACGATAATAGTATCTAAATAA
- a CDS encoding RNA polymerase sigma-70 factor, whose product MNGTEQDFVHRINVKEETAFHDLFTRFRNYLVLFAMRRLGQLEVAEDIVQETFITVWENKKTFNSYQGLKAYLYELVQNKCTNYLKHKQVEDKYASYVKTTSEETGEDYNLMQEEIYRELYVAVRELPEKCQKVFGLHLEGKKNDEIAEILGISVLTVKSHKQNAIHILKEKMGNLFLLYAYICEM is encoded by the coding sequence ATGAATGGTACAGAGCAAGATTTCGTTCATCGTATAAATGTAAAGGAGGAAACTGCTTTTCATGATTTGTTCACGAGATTCCGGAATTATCTCGTGCTGTTTGCCATGCGGAGGCTTGGGCAGTTGGAGGTGGCGGAGGATATTGTACAGGAAACTTTCATTACCGTGTGGGAAAATAAAAAGACGTTCAATTCTTATCAAGGACTAAAAGCTTATTTATATGAATTGGTGCAGAATAAATGTACCAATTATTTGAAGCATAAACAAGTGGAGGACAAATATGCTTCTTACGTGAAGACGACAAGCGAGGAGACCGGGGAAGATTATAACTTGATGCAGGAAGAAATCTATCGGGAATTGTATGTGGCCGTCAGGGAGCTACCGGAAAAGTGTCAGAAAGTTTTTGGGTTGCACTTGGAAGGGAAAAAGAATGATGAGATAGCTGAAATACTGGGAATCTCCGTCTTGACTGTCAAATCTCATAAGCAAAATGCAATTCATATCCTAAAAGAGAAAATGGGAAACCTCTTCCTTTTATACGCCTACATCTGCGAGATGTAA